GCGCTGCCGCTCAGCCCACGAATCTGCGCAGCTACGGCGGTCAACCGCTGGTCATCAACCTCTGGGCCAGTTGGTGCCCCCCCTGCAAGCGCGAGATGCCGGTACTGGCCCAAGCGCAAAAAGACCATCCAGGCGTTCGTTTCATCTGGATCAACCAGGGTGAAGACGCCGCTGCAGTGCTGCGCTATTTGCAGTCCATGCCTCTACCCCCAGCCCAGGTGCTCCTGGACACTGAGCAGCTCGCCGGTCAGCACTGGCAGCAACGCGCCCTGCCATCCACCTATTTCTATGACGCGAACGGACGCCTGCGGTCCACGCGTACGGGGGAGCTCTCCCGCGCCAGTCTGAGTGAGCAGTTGCGCATCATTGCGCCTCCAACACAGGCCCCATGACTCAAGATGGACAAAGGTTTTTCGTGCCACGTTTACAGCCCCTGTCACGCCCATTGATGGCACTGATTCTCCCCATCTTCGCTGCAGCCGCAGCCACCGTGGTGGCCGTGGCCTATACCCGCGACGTGATTGCCGCCAGCGGCGCGGCAGCAAGCGGTGCGGCAAGCAGCGACCTGCCCTCAGCGCAGTTTCTCGCCGAGCAAGGCCTGCAGATCGTGGGCCCCATGCAGAGCTCCGGTGGCCTCAAGGCCTGGGCCGCCTACCGCGACCAGCAGCCCATCCCCATCTACCGCATGCCTGACGGCAAGCACTGGGTGATTGGCACCGTCATTGATGCCCAGGGCAAGGATGTCAACGCCAAAGCCTTGCACAACGCCGTGCAAAAGCCCATGGGCCAGGAGCTCTGGTCCGATCTGGAGCGTACACACTGGATTGGCGACGGCAGGCCAGATGCCGCCCGCATCGCCTATGTATTCACCGATCCCAACTGCCCCTATTGCAACCAGCTCTGGCGCGATGCCAGGCCACTGGTGCAAGCTGGCCAGCTGCAGTTGCGCCATATTCTGGTGGGCATGCTGCGCCCCAGCAGCGAAGGCAAGGCCGCCGCCATTCTGGCCTCCAAGGCACCCGAGCAGGCTCTTGCCAGCCATGCCATGGCCTATGCCGACGCGCATGGCAAGAATCCCGATATCCTGGGTATTGCACCGCTGCAGCGCATCCCCCTGTCGGCCCGCGATGCACTAGCCAACAACGCCGCGCTGATGAGCAATGCAGGCCTGCGTGCCACACCCGCAACGATCTGGAAGAATGCCCAGGGGCTGGTGCAGATCCGCACCGGCATGCCGCCCGGGCTGCTGGACGAGTTGATGGACAAAGCTCCAGCCAAGTCGCCCGCACATTAGGATTCAAGTCACCGCATAGCCCCTTCACAGAATTTGCAAGCAGCTATCATTGCGCTGGCAAATCTGCCCCAACACCATGATCCGACCCGACTGGAACACCCTGCTGCCCGCCCTGCGCCCCAGCACCCGCATCGTGCTGCACGCACCCAGCACGCAAGCACTGGTCCGCGCACGCGGAAACTTCAAGAACCTGAAAGCCGCCAACCCTGAGTTGGAGGTCTGGATTGTCGTCAATGCCCAGGCCGTGCAAGCCGTGCTGGACCAGCCGGACGACATGGGCCCTGCTCTGGCACATGTGCTGCTGTGCCCCAACACGCTCAGGAACGCCGGCATCAGCGCACCGGACAATATTCAGGTGCTGCCCATGGGCGCCGTCGAAGCCATCGCCCGCATGCAGCAGGATGGCTGGACCTATATCCGCAGCTGAGCAGGCTGCGGCCTCGGCACTCCAAAGCCGCGCGCTCCGGGCTAAAGACCCCAGTCCTTGAGCGCAGGCAACGCCAGCTGGGTTGCGGCATAGCCCTCATCGATGGACTCGCGCCCCCGGTAGAAGTCCATCAGCCCGACATGCGAGAGGCGCGGAGCAATCAGCACCTCGGCCGGGTCACCCGCCATGCGGCTGCGGGTGATGCGCATCTGCATGATATTGACACTGGCCATGACCACATTGACCAGCGAGGGCACAGGCACAGAAGCACCGTCCTCGGCATCTCCCTCCCCCTTGCGGCCCCTGCGCATGACGGATGAGGACAATGTCTTCACGCTCGTCATGCTGCGCATCCATGCGCCCGCCCAACCGAGCGGTGAGCCATTCGCCGCCAGCGCTTCAGGAATCTGGCCCAGCGGTACCGGAGGCTCCTCCTCTTCCAGATGCAACTGCGAAACCCTGAGTTCGCGGGCATGCAGGTTGATCTCGCTCTCGCTCATGTCAACGGGCTTCATATGCCTGCGCATGATGTCCGCATTCAGATCGACGGCGATGACGATGTCCGCCCCCATGGCACGCGCCAGCGACACCGGCACCGGGTTGACCAGACCGCCATCGACCAGCAGCCGCCCTTCCCGCATCACCGGAGTGAACAGGCCTGGCAGGGCAATGGACGCGCGCACGGCTTCGGCAATCGAGCCCTTGCGCAGCCATACCTCGGCACCTGTCTGCAGATCGGTGGCAACGCAGCCGAACGGCGTGACCAGTTGCTCCACGGTTTCCTGGACGAAATTCTCGCGCCAGAACTCGATGATCTTCTCGCCCTTGAGCAATCCGCCGCCCAGATTGAAGTCCATGAAGCCGAAGACCTTGCGCTTGCCCAGGCCCAGCACCCAGCTCTCGAAGGCGTCCATTTCGCCAGCAGCATAGGTTGCACCGACCAATGAACCAATGGATGTACCGCAGATGATGTCGGGGCTGACACCGGCTTCGCGCAGCGCGCGCAGCACGCCAAAATGCGCCCAGCCTCTTGCAGAACCGCTGCCCAGGGCCAGGCCCACCACGGGTTTGCGTCGCAATTTGTTCATGTAGCCTTCCTTGCTGCTTCTACAGTCGACTCAACCGGGCTGCTCGCCCCTTAGCAGTGCCAGCATGCCAGCTTCGTCCAGCACGGGCACGCCCAACTCCTCGGCCTTGGCCAGCTTGCTGCCCGCCTCTGCCCCGGCCACTACATAGCTGGTCTTTTTGCTGACCGAACCCGAGACCTTGGCACCCGCCGCTTCCAGCATATCCTTGGCGGCGTCGCGGCCCAGCGTGGGCAAGGTGCCGGTCAGCACCACGGTCAGACCGGCCAGAATCTGAGGCGCCTTCTCGGCTGGCTCGCCTTCCTCCCACTGGACACCGCAGGCGCGCAGTTGCTCCACCACCTCGCGGTTATGGGGCTGGGCAAAAAAGGTGTGAATGCTGTCTGCCACCACCGGCCCGATATCCTTGACTTGCAGCAACTCCTCCACGCTGGCGTCCATGATGGCGTCGAGCTTGCCGAAATGCTTGGCCAGATCCCTGGCCGTGGATTCACCCACATTGCGAATGCCCAAACCAAACAGAAAGCGCTGCAGTGTGGTGCTCTTGGATTTTTCCAGGGCTGCCAGCACGTTCTGGGCCGATTTCTCGGCCATGCGATCCAGCGCTGCCAGCGAGCTCAGGCCCAGCCTGTAAAGGTCAGGCAGCACGCGCACCACCTGGGCATCCACGAGCTGATCGACCAGCTTGTCGCCCAGACCTTCGATGTCCATGGCACGGCGATGCGCAAAGTGCAAGATTGCCTCCTTGCGCTGTGCGCCACAGAACAGGCCGCCCGTGCAGCGGTGGTTGGCCTCGCCTTTTTCACGCACCACCTCGCTGCCGCAGATGGGACAGGTCTTGGGCATGCGGAAGTTGGGCACATAAGCAGGCCGCTCGCCCGGCACCCGTCCCACCACCTCGGGGATCACATCGCCCGCACGGCGCACTATGACCTGATCGCCCACGCGCACGCCCTTCTTGCGGATGTCGAACAGATTGGACAGCGTGGCATTGGTCACCACCACGCCGCCCACCTGCACCGGAGCCAGGCGCGCCACGGGCGTCAGCTTGCCCGTGCGCCCCACCTGCACGTCGATGGCTTCCATGAGCGTAGGCATCTCCTGAGCCGGGTATTTGTGCGCCACGGCCCAGCGCGGCTCGCGCGACTTGAAGCCCAGTTGACGCTGCAGGACCAGGCTGTTGACCTTGTAGACCACGCCGTCGATTTCATAGGGCAGATTGGCGCGTTCGGCACCGATGCGCTCGTGAAACGCTACCAGTTCAGAAGCACCCAGCGCAATACTGACTTGCGGTGCAACCGGAAAGCCCCAGGATTTCAAAGTCTGCAGCATGGCGTAGTGCGTGCCGAAGTCCGGCCCGCCCTGCTCCGGCGGCGTGATCTCGCCCAGACCATAGGCGAAGAACGACAGCGGACGCTGGGCCGCGATACTCGAGTCGAGCTGACGGACCGATCCGGCCGCCGCATTGCGCGGATTGGCAAAGGTCTTGGCACCTGCGGCCTGCTGGCGCGCGTTGAGCTTGTCCAGATCGGCCTTGGCCATATGCACCTCACCGCGCACCTCCACCACGGGCGGTACATCGCGGCCGGTGGACAGGATCAGTGGAATCTGGCGAATGGTGCGGATATTGTGCGTGACGTCTTCCCCCACCTCGCCATCGCCGCGCGTGGTGGCCTGCACGAGGCGGCCGTTTTCATAACGCAAATTCATGGCCAGGCCATCGAACTTGGGCTCGGCCACATATTCGATGGCTGCAGCAGACTCATCCAGCCCCAGCTCCTTGCGCACACGCTGGTCGAAGGCAATGGCACCCGTGGCCTCGTTATCGGTCTCTGTCTGGATGCTCAGCATGGGCACGGCATGGCGAACCGGAGTCAAACCGTCCAGCACCGCACCGATCACGCGCTGCGTGGGAGAGTCCGGCGTAACGAGTACGGGGTAAGCTCCTTCCAGTGCCTCGAGTTGCTGATAGACGCGGTCATATTCCCCGTCGGGAACCGTGGGCGCATCAAGCACATAGTACTCATGTGCCCATTGATGGAGTTGGGCGCGCAATGCCGCCACCTTGCTCATCACGCTTTCGGGCACCCCAGCATTGATAGCTGTCGATGGCTTCTGGCCCTGGGGTTCAGCGGAAAAAAGGTCTAAATTCTCGGTCATGCTCTGCCCGCTGGAAATTCAAGGTCCGGGATAAAAAAGGCCAACATTGTTGGCCTGTTTGTTTTAGCTGAAAAGCCTTCTGGCAAGAAGTGAGCCGGCCGACAGCTCTGCGCTGTCGAGCTTGTCGTAGAGCAGCTCCAGGTCATGCTGAATCGGGTCCAGCGCCGAAACCGGCAGCAGATAGCCGTTCTGGTCGCAGAGCACGCCGTCCATGGTCTGGCACAGTTGCTCCGCCACCTGGCGCAGGCGCGCAAACGGCTGCTGTCCACGCGGCACCTGGGCCACATCCAGGCTGAGCAGGAATTCGCGCACGACGGACTGATCCAGATCATCGCCCATGGCGGCCTGGGGGTCGTAGTTCAGCACCAGCACCGGAGGCAGGCCCTGGATGGGGGAGGCAAGCACCATGCGGCCCGGCATGGGCGTGATGACAAAGCCCAGGCGCTGGGCATTTTGCTGGACATAACCAGCACTCCAGGACGCCTGACGCGCACGCAGCATAAAGCTCAGTTGCGCATCGTGCTCGCTGGCGAACTGATCGAGCTCGCGTGCACGCGAGACCTCGTTGAGCATATTGGGCACGTCAGCCATGGCGCCCAGCGCATCGGCGAAGCGCTGCACCTTGGTGACGAACTCCGAGAACTCGATCTCGTTGAGTGCACCGGTACGGTTGGCCAGTTGGACACCGGCCTGAAAGCCCAGATAGCGCTGGCCGGTCTGCAACGGCTCCCACTGCTTGCTGTCCTGGTTCATGCCTTCAATGGCAAAGGGCTTGTTGCCGGCGCGGCGGGTACTGGGCTGGGCCTGCAAGGCCACTTCACCAGGAACAATCTGGGCCACGGTAATCGGAGCAATCGCATCGATCAGCGCATCCAGATGGCCGCGTCGCTCCACTGACGGGGCGGGAGGGATCGAAGCGGCCAGAGGAGCGTCCGTCAGCACGGGCTCCACAGCCTGCGCGGCCTGCTCAGTCACTGCTGCAATGGCTGCATCCGTGCCCTGAGCGTTCACCTCTTGCACAGCATGCGTAGCCTCAGTCGCCTCGGCTTTGTGCTGGGCGGCCACCAGGGCTTCCTGACGCTGCGCTTCCTCATGGGCTTCGCGCGCCACCAGGCGGGCCAGCTCGGCATCGGCTTCGGCAAAGCGACCTGCCGATTCGGGCATCTGCAGGGGCTCGGTACCGGGAATGGCCTTGCCGAAATCCCCCAGCACGGGCTCATGCTGGTATTTGGTCAGGTCCGCACCATGACCGACGGTATTCATTCCGGGCTCGAGACGCTGAGGATCTGTGCTTTCATCCTCAGGCTCGGCCCGCTTGGGCGCATTGCGACGCGCAGTCCAGGAGTTGTAGGCAACGATCAGCGCCAACAGCACCACACCCAGGACGGCCAGACTGATTTGCAAGTTACTCATGTGAGAAAACGGTTCTTCAATAGGGGATGACCGGGCTCAGGATAGCTCAGCCATGGAGAGGGCGGACTCCATGTCCACCGCAACAATTCGTGAAACGCCCTGTTCCTGCATGGTCACACCAATCAGCTGCTCGGCCATCTCCATGGCGATCTTGTTGTGACTGATGAACAGGAACTGGGTTCCCTTGCTCATGCTGTAAACCAGCTTGGCATAACGTTCGGTATTGGCGTCGTCCAGCGGCGCATCCACCTCGTCCAGCAGACAGAATGGCGCGGGGTTGAGCTGGAAGATGGCAAACACCAGCGCAATCGCGGTCAGCGCCTTCTCGCCGCCCGAGAGCAGGTGAATGGTCTGGTTCTTCTTGCCGGGCGGCTGGGCAATCACCTGCACCCCGGCATCGAGAATTTCGTCGCCGGTGATCACCAGCTTGGCCTGACCGCCACCGAACAGCTCGGGAAACATGCGGCCAAAATGGCGATTGACGATGTCAAAGGTGCCGGTCAGCAAATCCCGCGTTTCGGCATCGATCTTGCGAATGGCTTCTTCCAAGGTGTTCATGGCCTTGGTCAGATCATCCATCTGCGCATCGAGGAAGGTCTTGCGCTCACGCGCCAGGGTCAACTCATCCAGCGCGGCCAGATTCACGGCCCCCAGGGCCTGGATTTCGCGGTGCAGGCGGTCGATTTCACCTTGCAGGCCGTGCATGCGCACATTGCCTTCGGCAATCGACTGAGCCACAGCAGCCAGATCGGCCTCGGCCTCGGTCAGCAGATTGCTGTACTGCTCCAGACCCAGGCGCGCGGCCTGTTCCTTGAGCTGGAATTCGGTGATGCGCTGACGCAGCGGATCCAGTGCCTTTTCCAGGCTCTGGCGACGCTCGTCGCTGGCACGCAGCTTGTTGGTCAGATCCTCATATTCACTGCGGCGCTCGGCGACGTCTTTTTCGCGTTGCATCTTCAGATCCAGCGCATCCTGCAGACCGCCCTGCGCTGCGGCATCAGACAGTCTTGCCAGTTCGTCCTGAGCGCGTTGCTGCTCCTCGGCCAGGGACTTGGCCTGCTGGCTGGCGGTTTCGATGGTGCGCGACAGCTCGGCGCGACGCGCGTGCAGCGTGCGCTGCGAGAAGGTCGCCTCCTGGGCCTGACGCTCCAGGCTGCGCAACTGTTCGCGCGATTCGTTCAGACGGCGCTCGGCCTCCAGCACGCGATCGCCCAGCTGGGCATGGCGCTCCTGACTGTCGGCCAGTTGCATGTCCAGCTCTTCAAAGCGGGCCTCGGCGGCGACCTTGCGCTCTTCGATATCGGAGAGCTGGGTTTCGACTTCGGACAGATCCGCCGAAATTTGCGCATTGCGGGCGCGCGCCTGCTCGGCCAGTTGAGACAGGCGCAAGGTCTCGACCTGCAGCTCATGGGCACGGCTTTGCGACTCGCTCGCTTCGCGGCGTGCGGACACCAGACGCTGCGAAGCATCGGCATAAGCGCTTTCGGCGCGCACCAAGGCCGAACGCGATTCATCGGCGATCAGCGCCTGGGCGCGGACTTCCTTTTCCAGGTGCTCTATTTCCTGCGCCCGCGCCAGCAGCCCCGATTGTTCGGAGTCCTGCGCATAAAAAGTCACGCTGTGCGCGGTCACCGCATGGCCGGTGGGCACATAAATGGTCTCGCCAGCCTGCAGATCGGCACGCTTGGCCAGAGCCTCGTCGAGCGTGGGCGCGGTATAGCAGCCCGTCAGCCAGTCCACCAGCACGGTGCGCAGGCCGGCGTCATTGATCTTGAGCAGATCGCTGAGACGCGCAAAGCGCGCAGCCGCCGATGCGCCCACCGCCTGAGCCTGGCTGAAGAAGGCCAGCCGGGCCGGCGGAGCGTCCTGTCCGCCCGAGCCCAGAAAGCCGCGCACCATGTCGAGGCGACCGACTTCCAGCGCACCCAGACGTTCGCGCAGTGCGGCTTCCAGCGCATTTTCCCAGCCCGACTCGATGGCGATGCGACTCCACAGACCTTGCATGCCGTCCAACCCATGCTTGGCCAGCCAGGGCTGAAGCTTGCCATCGGTCTTGACCTTTTCCTGCAAGGCCTTGAGCGCGTCCAGCCGCGCCGACAGATCGGCGTGACGACTGTTTTCGGCATTCACGGCCTGCTGTCGTGCGCGCCTATCCTCATCGAGTTGCGGCACGCTGTCCTGCAACTCGTTGAGGACGGCATCAGCCATCTCGGCCAGCTCCTGCGCCTCGGCCAGTTGCGTCTGCAGATTGTTCAGACGCGCTTCATCCGGCGTTTCCAGTGCATTGCGGTCGGCCCGTAAACGTTCATAACGGGTTTCGAACTGGCGACGCTGCTCATCGAGACTGCGCTGCTCGGCGGCCAGCACCTGAATCTGCTGCTGCACCTGCACCACCGAGTTGCGCTGGTCTGCATCGGCTTTCTGCGCCTTATGCAGAGAATCTTCCAGATCGGGCAGGCGAGTGCTTTGCTCTTCGAGCTGGGCAGCCAGCATCTCGGCCTGCTCTTCGGCATCCATGCCCGCCCCTTCGATGTTCTCGATCTCGCCCTGGGCCTCTTCGCTGCGGCTGCTCCACAGCAGCAGTTGCTCGGCCAGTTGCTGCAGACGCAGTTGCACGCGCTGGCGACCTTCGACCACATAGCGGATTTCGGCCTCCAGCTTGCCGACCTCGGCCGTGGCTTCGTATAGCTTGCTCTGCGCCTGATTGACCTGATCACTGGCGTCATAGTGCGACTGGCGCAGGGTTTCGAGTCCGCTCTCGTTGTTGCGGATATCGGCCATGCGCTCTTCGAGCTCGTTGACGACCTTGAGGCCTTCGACACGCACGCGGTCCTGCTCGGCCTCGGCATCGGCCCGCTTCATGAACCACAGTTGATGCTGCTTGAGCGTTACCTGGGCGTTCAAGCCGTTGTACTTGGCCGCAACTTCGGCCTGCTTTTCCAGCTTGTCCAGATTGGCATTGAGCTCGCGCAGAATGTCTTCCACACGGGTGAGGTTCTCGGTCGTGGCCGAGAGGCGGTTTTCCGTCTCACGACGACGCTCCTTGTACTTGGAAACCCCGGCCGCTTCTTCGAGAAACAGGCGCAGCTCTTCGGGGCGCGACTCGATGATGCGGCTGATCGTGCCCTGTCCGATGATGGCGTAGGCACGCGGTCCCAGACCCGTTCCCAGAAACACGTCCTGAACGTCGCGACGACGCACGGGCTGGTTGTTGATGAAGTAGCTGCTGTTGCCCTCGCGCGTGAGCACGCGCTTGACGGCGATTTCGCCGAACTGCCCCCACTGACCGCCCGCGCGGTGGTCGCTGTTGTCGAAGGTCAGCTCGACACTGGCACGGCTGGACGGCTTGCGATGCGTGGTGCCGTTGAAGATCACGTCCTGCATGGACTCGCCACGCAACTCGCTGGCCTTGCTCTCTCCCAGCACCCAGCGCACCGCATCCATGATGTTGGACTTGCCGCAACCGTTGGGCCCCACCACGCCGACCATCTGCCCCGGCAGAATGAAATTGGTGGGCTCGGCAAAGGATTTGAAGCCGGAGAGCTTGATGGAATTCAGGCGCACGGTGTCGGTGTCGGTCTAGAGGCTGGCCAGCAAAGGCTTGTGATTGGGAAAGAAAACGGCAAAAGCGGTTGCACAAACGCAAAACTTGAAAAAGCCCTGTTCTTGCTCGCAACCGTCAACAGACGGGAATCATAACGCGGCCTGCCCCCTCGTCAGCCAAGATTGCTGCATACACGCAAACCATAGCTGCCTGCGCAGGATCGACAAGGGATTGGGGCAGATTCTGATCGAATAAGAGAGCAGCGGACGCCTCAGGTGCGCGGCTGAAAAGCAATCAGACCCGCCCCCAGCAGACAGACGGCCACCCCTGCCATATCCCAGGCGCTGGGCTTGATGCCATCCACCAGCCACAGCCACAGAAGCGCCACGCTGATGTAGATACCGCCGTAGGCCGCGTAGATACGACCCGAGGCCGAGGGATGCAAAGTCAGCAGCCAGACAAACAAGGCCAGACTGACCGCAGCGGGCAGCAGCAGCCAGGCGCTGCCGCCCTGCTTGAGCCAGAGCCAGGGCAGGTAACAGCCCACAATCTCCGCCACGGCGGTCAGGACAAATAGCAACAGGGTCTTGATTTCAGGCAATTCAATCTCTCACACAGCGAAATGCGGGCATTGTAGAGAGCATGAACCGCCTCAACGCATGGACACCGGACTGAGAGCCGGCGTCGGAGATCCCGGCACATTGCCATTGGTGACCAGGCTCTCGAACTCGCTGACCGGCACGGGCGGGCTCATCAGATACCCCTGCCACGCATAACAGCGTATGCCTTCGAGAAAACGGCACTGCGCCTGGGTCTCCACGCCTTCGGCGATCACATGCAGACTCAGGCTCTTGGCCAGAGCCACAATGGTGCGGGCAATGGCTGCGTCATTGGGATCGGTCAGCACGTCACGCACAAAACTGCGGTCGATCTTGAGCTGGTCCAGCGGCAGCCTTTTCAGATAGGACAGCGAGGAATAGCCGGTACCAAAGTCGTCCAGCGAGAATCCGATGCCGTAGGACTTCAGACGCATCATCTTGGCGATGGTGTCGTCCACATCGGAGACCAGCATGCCTTCGGTCAGCTCCAGCTTGAGCCGACGCGCATCGGCTCCATGCTCGGCCAGCGCCTTGAGCACCTGCTCGACAAATCCGCTCTGATGGAACTGCTTGGGACTGACGTTGACCGAGAGCACCAGTTGCGCATAACGGGGGTGCTTGGCCCATTTCGCCAGTTGCCGGCAGGCGGCCTGCAGCACCCAGTCGCCCAGGGGCAGGATGACGCCTGTTTCCTCGGCCAGCGGAATGAAATGCGCAGGGGGGACAAAGCCTTTCTCAGGATGCTTCCAGCGCAGCAGACCTTCGGCGCCAATCACCTTGCCCATCTCCACCTGGGGTTGATAGAACAGCTCGAATTCACCGGCCTGCAGACCGGCACGCATATCCTGCTCAAGCGTACGACGCTCCTGCAGCGCCGATTGCAGCTGGGGGTCGAAGAAGCAACTGACATTGCGCCCCTGGCTCTTGGCCTGGTACATGGCCATTTCAGCGCGGCGCTGTACTTCTTCACCCGTCAGTTCTGGCTCGCCAAACAGGCTCAGGCCCATGCTGACGGTGATGGAGCGCGGAATACCGCCGATCTCTATGGGCTCACGCAAGCGGCTCAGCCACTGGTCGGCCTGCTGCTCCAGCCTGGCGGCAGCCGCCACGGAATCGCTGCCAAGGTCCTCGATCAGCAGCACAAAATCATCGCCGCCCTGACGAGCAATCGTGGCCCCTGAAGGAAGCAGACCACGGATACGCTGACTCATCGACTGCAGCAGCAAATCGCCCTGATCCAGGCCATAGGTCTCGTTGAAGGCTTTGAAGTTGTCGATATCCAGCAGCACCACACCACCAAAATGGGCCTTGCGTTGCGCCACGGCCAGAGCCTGTTGCAGCCGATCAGCCAGCAGGCGCCGGTTGGGCAGGCCGGTCAAGGCGTCGTAGAAGGCCAGACGGCGGACCTCCTGCTCGGCCGCCATGCGCTGGCTCTGATCCTGCAGCACCATCAAGCACCCTTCGGCT
This region of Comamonas thiooxydans genomic DNA includes:
- a CDS encoding cell division protein FtsZ; amino-acid sequence: MSNLQISLAVLGVVLLALIVAYNSWTARRNAPKRAEPEDESTDPQRLEPGMNTVGHGADLTKYQHEPVLGDFGKAIPGTEPLQMPESAGRFAEADAELARLVAREAHEEAQRQEALVAAQHKAEATEATHAVQEVNAQGTDAAIAAVTEQAAQAVEPVLTDAPLAASIPPAPSVERRGHLDALIDAIAPITVAQIVPGEVALQAQPSTRRAGNKPFAIEGMNQDSKQWEPLQTGQRYLGFQAGVQLANRTGALNEIEFSEFVTKVQRFADALGAMADVPNMLNEVSRARELDQFASEHDAQLSFMLRARQASWSAGYVQQNAQRLGFVITPMPGRMVLASPIQGLPPVLVLNYDPQAAMGDDLDQSVVREFLLSLDVAQVPRGQQPFARLRQVAEQLCQTMDGVLCDQNGYLLPVSALDPIQHDLELLYDKLDSAELSAGSLLARRLFS
- the smc gene encoding chromosome segregation protein SMC, yielding MRLNSIKLSGFKSFAEPTNFILPGQMVGVVGPNGCGKSNIMDAVRWVLGESKASELRGESMQDVIFNGTTHRKPSSRASVELTFDNSDHRAGGQWGQFGEIAVKRVLTREGNSSYFINNQPVRRRDVQDVFLGTGLGPRAYAIIGQGTISRIIESRPEELRLFLEEAAGVSKYKERRRETENRLSATTENLTRVEDILRELNANLDKLEKQAEVAAKYNGLNAQVTLKQHQLWFMKRADAEAEQDRVRVEGLKVVNELEERMADIRNNESGLETLRQSHYDASDQVNQAQSKLYEATAEVGKLEAEIRYVVEGRQRVQLRLQQLAEQLLLWSSRSEEAQGEIENIEGAGMDAEEQAEMLAAQLEEQSTRLPDLEDSLHKAQKADADQRNSVVQVQQQIQVLAAEQRSLDEQRRQFETRYERLRADRNALETPDEARLNNLQTQLAEAQELAEMADAVLNELQDSVPQLDEDRRARQQAVNAENSRHADLSARLDALKALQEKVKTDGKLQPWLAKHGLDGMQGLWSRIAIESGWENALEAALRERLGALEVGRLDMVRGFLGSGGQDAPPARLAFFSQAQAVGASAAARFARLSDLLKINDAGLRTVLVDWLTGCYTAPTLDEALAKRADLQAGETIYVPTGHAVTAHSVTFYAQDSEQSGLLARAQEIEHLEKEVRAQALIADESRSALVRAESAYADASQRLVSARREASESQSRAHELQVETLRLSQLAEQARARNAQISADLSEVETQLSDIEERKVAAEARFEELDMQLADSQERHAQLGDRVLEAERRLNESREQLRSLERQAQEATFSQRTLHARRAELSRTIETASQQAKSLAEEQQRAQDELARLSDAAAQGGLQDALDLKMQREKDVAERRSEYEDLTNKLRASDERRQSLEKALDPLRQRITEFQLKEQAARLGLEQYSNLLTEAEADLAAVAQSIAEGNVRMHGLQGEIDRLHREIQALGAVNLAALDELTLARERKTFLDAQMDDLTKAMNTLEEAIRKIDAETRDLLTGTFDIVNRHFGRMFPELFGGGQAKLVITGDEILDAGVQVIAQPPGKKNQTIHLLSGGEKALTAIALVFAIFQLNPAPFCLLDEVDAPLDDANTERYAKLVYSMSKGTQFLFISHNKIAMEMAEQLIGVTMQEQGVSRIVAVDMESALSMAELS
- a CDS encoding YnfA family protein, with product MPEIKTLLLFVLTAVAEIVGCYLPWLWLKQGGSAWLLLPAAVSLALFVWLLTLHPSASGRIYAAYGGIYISVALLWLWLVDGIKPSAWDMAGVAVCLLGAGLIAFQPRT
- a CDS encoding patatin-like phospholipase family protein → MNKLRRKPVVGLALGSGSARGWAHFGVLRALREAGVSPDIICGTSIGSLVGATYAAGEMDAFESWVLGLGKRKVFGFMDFNLGGGLLKGEKIIEFWRENFVQETVEQLVTPFGCVATDLQTGAEVWLRKGSIAEAVRASIALPGLFTPVMREGRLLVDGGLVNPVPVSLARAMGADIVIAVDLNADIMRRHMKPVDMSESEINLHARELRVSQLHLEEEEPPVPLGQIPEALAANGSPLGWAGAWMRSMTSVKTLSSSVMRRGRKGEGDAEDGASVPVPSLVNVVMASVNIMQMRITRSRMAGDPAEVLIAPRLSHVGLMDFYRGRESIDEGYAATQLALPALKDWGL
- the dsbG gene encoding thiol:disulfide interchange protein DsbG encodes the protein MALILPIFAAAAATVVAVAYTRDVIAASGAAASGAASSDLPSAQFLAEQGLQIVGPMQSSGGLKAWAAYRDQQPIPIYRMPDGKHWVIGTVIDAQGKDVNAKALHNAVQKPMGQELWSDLERTHWIGDGRPDAARIAYVFTDPNCPYCNQLWRDARPLVQAGQLQLRHILVGMLRPSSEGKAAAILASKAPEQALASHAMAYADAHGKNPDILGIAPLQRIPLSARDALANNAALMSNAGLRATPATIWKNAQGLVQIRTGMPPGLLDELMDKAPAKSPAH
- the ligA gene encoding NAD-dependent DNA ligase LigA encodes the protein MTENLDLFSAEPQGQKPSTAINAGVPESVMSKVAALRAQLHQWAHEYYVLDAPTVPDGEYDRVYQQLEALEGAYPVLVTPDSPTQRVIGAVLDGLTPVRHAVPMLSIQTETDNEATGAIAFDQRVRKELGLDESAAAIEYVAEPKFDGLAMNLRYENGRLVQATTRGDGEVGEDVTHNIRTIRQIPLILSTGRDVPPVVEVRGEVHMAKADLDKLNARQQAAGAKTFANPRNAAAGSVRQLDSSIAAQRPLSFFAYGLGEITPPEQGGPDFGTHYAMLQTLKSWGFPVAPQVSIALGASELVAFHERIGAERANLPYEIDGVVYKVNSLVLQRQLGFKSREPRWAVAHKYPAQEMPTLMEAIDVQVGRTGKLTPVARLAPVQVGGVVVTNATLSNLFDIRKKGVRVGDQVIVRRAGDVIPEVVGRVPGERPAYVPNFRMPKTCPICGSEVVREKGEANHRCTGGLFCGAQRKEAILHFAHRRAMDIEGLGDKLVDQLVDAQVVRVLPDLYRLGLSSLAALDRMAEKSAQNVLAALEKSKSTTLQRFLFGLGIRNVGESTARDLAKHFGKLDAIMDASVEELLQVKDIGPVVADSIHTFFAQPHNREVVEQLRACGVQWEEGEPAEKAPQILAGLTVVLTGTLPTLGRDAAKDMLEAAGAKVSGSVSKKTSYVVAGAEAGSKLAKAEELGVPVLDEAGMLALLRGEQPG